In the genome of Plasmodium yoelii strain 17X genome assembly, chromosome: 14, one region contains:
- a CDS encoding tetracycline resistance protein TetM, whose amino-acid sequence MLKKLLTVHNFHLKYNKRFFCHDVVNLGILAHIDAGKTTISEDILYNSNEIRVKGNINDQNTQLDFLKQERERGITIKTAYSCFKWNNINVNLIDTPGHIDFSNETFLSLCVSDKCVIVIDAKEGLQIQTLNIFRYIKENIPIYFFLNKMDINEIDIDYNFNSIKNGLSKKSILITYPIYENKKLKYILDLPSMYLYYYPQIKYGQKLAYKKISLANILKKCNYENINNHFFLIEPCIDIISETDKNKDVDNILNILNNEIIDYIIKKREELVEFLCDLDNQIEYKYLNNIPIKYDILKNGLVKYINMRYIFPIFSGSALNSYGVHLLLDYITHNVKSETDIYLSDRKYENMTLHHIKNDEEKCKNNLKVSNGTIFNNILNKKYEITNIYKTILFIFKLVNEKNGYNTFCKVLKGNLLKNSKLCNIRNHKYELVKNIYKIKADRYIMINELNMNDIGMIRGFENIQVCDIMFEINETTSSMDKGKLKKDYMKEEKKYQNINDLDKVEVIKNISDNVMNNCDNKWTGNSKLAKFNEIYRIFGSEIKNKGLWYFLKSYKKRISKNIIVCTCSIEPKDYRKEKELKKILKDICIEDNSIISYTDKNNKLIIGSIGILNIEVTLDKIKSDYKIDIKTDDVEIVQKEYILGNYEDTIKKEIKINSKFSSILIGLSIKEKEFVDVSKYIQNILKCDDLSESFSSTNKTNTNVNYSSYDDKNKNKTPKYSFIKNNSATYYNNSKIRTNINDTIILDSNNISEVTKTESKFSDTSELLIDRHLDNTDDILSEKDESDKADDYLLNFNYEDLFQSTVLIDKNVETYIEDLKKRDKKNAKFYDDILNSCITTLKNCLSNGYRTNGSIISTEVKITKLEIPDDCTLAVSKYACNDLYYQIIREANICIAEPITLIQIQTHESFIGAIVKNLVQHKNGTIIQIMKNKEQNDFKIMKIIALIPVKHTSNYASVLRSISSGHADFFMTFCGYKKM is encoded by the coding sequence atgttaaaaaaattattaacagttcataattttcatttaaagtataataaacgTTTTTTTTGTCATGATGTAGTAAATTTAGGAATTCTTGCACATATTGATGCAGGAAAAACAACGATTTCAGaagatattttatataattcgaACGAAATAAGAGTAAAGGGGAATATAAATGATCAAAATACACAATTGGATTTTCTTAAACAAGAAAGAGAAAGAGGGATAACAATAAAAACAGCTTATTCATGTTTTAAAtggaataatataaatgtaaatttAATAGACACCCCTGGTCATATCGATTTTAGTAATGAAACTTTTTTATCTTTGTGTGTATCAGACAAATGTGTTATTGTTATTGATGCAAAAGAGGGGTTGCAAATTCaaacattaaatatatttcgttatataaaagaaaatattccaatatatttttttttaaataaaatggatataaatgaaatagatattgattataattttaatagtaTAAAAAATGGTTTAAGTAAAAAAAGCATACTTATAACATACCcaatttatgaaaataaaaaactaaaatatatattagacTTGCCTtctatgtatttatattactaTCCTCAAATTAAATATGGTCAAAAGTTagcttataaaaaaatatctttagcaaatattttaaaaaaatgtaactatgaaaatataaataatcatttttttctcattgAGCCATGTATAGATATAATATCCGAAAcggataaaaataaagatgttGACAATATTTTgaacattttaaataatgaaataattgattatataataaaaaaacgaGAAGAACTAGTAGAATTTTTATGCGATTTGGATAATCAaattgaatataaatatttaaataacattcctataaaatatgatatccTTAAAAATGGTTtggttaaatatataaatatgagaTATATATTCCCAATATTTTCAGGAAGTGCTCTTAATTCGTATGGGGTTCATCTTCTCCTAGATTATATCACACACAATGTTAAAAGTGAAACAGATATATATTTGTCAGAtagaaaatatgaaaatatgacACTTCATCATATAAAGAATGATGaggaaaaatgtaaaaataatttgaaaGTTTCTAATGGAaccatatttaataatatattaaataaaaaatatgaaataaccaatatttataaaactattttatttatattcaaattagtaaatgaaaaaaatggatataatacattttgtAAAGTTCTTAAaggaaatttattaaaaaattctaAACTTTGCAATATTCGAAATCATAAATATGaattagtaaaaaatatttataaaataaaagcagATCGATATATAATGattaatgaattaaatatGAATGATATCGGTATGATAAGAGGGTTTGAAAATATACAAGTCTGTGACATTATGtttgaaataaatgaaacaACAAGTTCTATGGATAAAGGAAAACTAAAGAAAGATTATATGaaagaggaaaaaaaatatcaaaatattaatgatctTGATAAAGTTGAggtgataaaaaatatttctgaTAATGTTATGAACAATTGTGACAATAAATGGACAGGTAATAGTAAACTAGCCAAATTCAATGAAATATACAGAATATTTGGTagcgaaataaaaaataaaggatTATGGTACTTTttaaaaagttataaaaaaagaatcagtaaaaatataatagtttGTACTTGTTCAATAGAACCTAAAGATTatagaaaagaaaaagaattgaaaaaaatactaaagGATATATGTATAGAAGATAATAGTATAATTTCATATacagataaaaataataaattaataattggGTCTATAggtatattaaatattgaaGTAACattagataaaataaaaagtgatTACAAAATTGATATTAAAACTGATGATGTTGAAATAGTACaaaaagaatatattttaggAAATTATGAAGATactattaaaaaagaaataaaaataaattctaAATTTTCAAGTATATTAATTGGTTTAAGTATTAAGGAAAAAGAATTTGTAGAtgtttcaaaatatattcaaaatattttaaaatgtgATGATTTATCAGAATCTTTCTCATCAACAAACAAAACAAATACCAATGTTAATTATTCATCATATgacgataaaaataaaaataaaactccaaaatattcttttataaaaaataattctgcaacatattataataattccAAGATTCGGACGAACATAAATGATACTATTATCTTGGACTCTAATAATATTAGTGAAGTTACCAAAACAGAATCTAAATTTTCAGATACATCTGAATTATTAATAGATAGACATTTAGATAATACCGATGACATACTTAGTGAAAAAGATGAATCAGATAAAGCTGatgattatttattaaattttaattacGAGGATTTATTTCAAAGTACAGTATtaattgataaaaatgttGAAACATATATtgaagatttaaaaaaaagagataaaaaaaatgcaaaattttatgatgatattttaaatagtTGTATAACtactttaaaaaattgtttaagTAATGGATATAGAACAAATGGTAGTATTATTAGTACAGAAGttaaaataacaaaactCGAAATACCTGATGATTGCACATTAGCAGTTTCTAAATATGCATGtaatgatttatattatcaaataattAGAGAAgcaaatatatgtatagcCGAACCAATAACATTGATTCAAATACAAACTCATGAATCTTTTATTGGGGCTATAGTAAAAAATTTAGTTCAACATAAAAATGGAACTATTAtacaaataatgaaaaataaagaacaaaatgatttcaaaattatgaaaattattGCTCTTATTCCTGTCAAACATACCAGCAACTATGCCTCTGTTTTAAGGTCCATTTCGAGTGGGCACGCAGATTTTTTTATGACTTTCTGtggttataaaaaaatgtaa
- a CDS encoding serine hydroxymethyltransferase, putative encodes MFNNEPLEKSDKELYSILLDEEKRQKETINLIASENLINASVKECLGHVVSNKYSEGYPRKRYYGGNDYIDKIEELCCKRALETFNLNSEEWGVNVQSLSGSAANVQALYALVGIKGKILGMHLCSGGHLTHGFFDEKKKVSVTSDMFESKLYKSNSEGYVDLDVVREMALSFKPNVIICGYSSYPRDLDYKRFREIADEVNAYLLADIAHISSFIACGNLNNPFLYADVVTTTTHKILRGPRSAMIFFNKKRNPGIEQKINSSVFPSFQGGPHNNKIAAVACQLKEVQTESFKNYTKQVLENSKALAKFLINNNIDLVTNGTDNHIVLIDLRKYGITGSKLQEVCNTINISINKNTIPSDNDCVSPNGARLGTPAMTTRGAKENDMKFIADTLLKAIKIAASLQEKYGKKLVEFKKGLTNNPELDALKKEVVQWVTQFPFP; translated from the exons ATG tttaATAATGAACCCCTTGAAAAATCCGATAAGGAATTATATTCCATTTTGTTAGATGAAGAGAAACGACAAAAAGAGACAATCAATCTGATAGCATCAGAA AATCTAATAAACGCATCAGTAAAGGAATGCTTAGGACATGTAGTGAGCAATAAATATTCCGAAGGATATCCTAGAAAAAGATATTATGGAGGAAACGATTATATAGATAAGATAGAAGAGTTATGCTGTAAGAGAGCTTTAGAAACATTTAATTTAAACTCCGAAGAATGGGGAGTGAATGTTCAATCTTTATCTGGGTCTGCTGCAAATGTGCAAGCATTATATGCTTTAGTAGgaataaaaggaaaaatacTTGGAATGCATTTATGTTCAGGTGGACATTTAACACATGGTTTttttgatgaaaaaaaaaaagtttctGTTACATCTGATATGTTTGaatctaaattatataaaagtaATAGTGAAGGTTATGTAGATTTAGATGTAGTTAGAGAAATGGCATTATCTTTTAAACCTAATGTTATAATATGTGGATATTCAAGTTATCCTAGAGATCTAGATTATAAAAGATTCCGAGAAATAGCAGATGAAGttaatgcatatttattAGCAGATATTGCACATATATCTAGTTTTATTGCTTGTGGAAATTTAAATAACCCATTTTTATATGCAGATGTTGTTACTACTACTACACATAAAATCTTAAGAGGACCAAGAAGTGctatgatattttttaataaaaaaagaaatccTGGTATtgaacaaaaaattaatagttcTGTTTTTCCAAGTTTCCAAGGAGGaccacataataataaaatagctGCTGTTGCATGTCAATTAAAAGAAGTTCAAACTGaatcttttaaaaattatacaaaacaAGTATTAGAAAATAGTAAAGCGCTAgctaaatttttaataaataataatattgatttAGTAACAAATGGAACAGATAATCATATTGTTTTAATAGATCTAAGAAAATATGGAATAACAGGTTCTAAATTACAAGAAGTATGTAATACAATTAATATatcaattaataaaaatacaatacCTAGTGATAATGATTGTGTTTCTCCAAACGGAGCACGTTTAGGAACCCCTGCTATGACAACCCGAGGTgctaaagaaaatgatatgAAATTTATAGCAGATACCTTATTAAAAGCAATCAAAATAGCAGCTTCTTTGCaagaaaaatatggaaaaaaattaGTAGAGTTCAAAAAGGGCTTAACTAATAATCCCGAACTTGATGCTCTAAAGAAAGAAGTTGTACAATGGGTAACACAATTTCCATTCCCTTAA